In the genome of Epinephelus moara isolate mb chromosome 14, YSFRI_EMoa_1.0, whole genome shotgun sequence, the window ATTTCCTGCCAACACCAACCcacaacagagacacacacagaggaaggagGTGGGCTTTACTCGGTGTGAACAGTTAACATTCATGTGCTGATCTCAGATGAGCGAGACATGAAATGGAGGAATCATCGTTACAGTGGCTGCTGGGTGAGGAAGACTTCATGACACTTGATCAATGCATGGTTGTTTGTCTGCGTACGACAAACAAAGTTTAGATGTCTCGTTACATGTGAAACCTCAAACTAACCTGAGTGTTCTTTGTCCTCAGTTGTGACCTCGCTGCTGAGCTGCACAACAAACCAAGGTCAGTAAACTTCTTCTGTCGCGTCTGAAAAGTTCTTTACTCTCTGACAGACACATGAGTGTTGAGGACAGTGTCAGAGGAGGGACATTAGTGAATACAATGAAACACTGAGTGCAGTTTTGGTGGCTGCAGTCTGCACAGACTGAACAGCCGAAgctaaaaatgatcatttaaaaGGTTTAGTTATCCACAAACCTGCATGGCATGATGCTCCGGCTAACAGAGGAGAAAAACTGCTTCTGTTGAAGGTCAGGTTTGAAGCTAGATGACATAATAACAGGAGGATGATGGAGCCGAATGAAAGTATTGATCAGAGATCAATAAACAGGTTACaggaaataaattatttatgagAAACACATGTCACCAGATattctgctgtgtgtttaaCACCAACTGTGACAGTGACGTTTAACAACATGCAGAAGGAGTCAGTCTGTCAGCTCACTGCCTGCCCTCAGTGCTGAAACACTGACACAGATCAGCAGTGAACACACGCTGAGACAGTTGGAATATCAGCAATGTGACACAATAAGTctcataaaagataaaaatgattgTCTCTTACAGCatctgtcctctcctcctccctgcagcCTCTCTGACTGTGAGTCCCAGCAGCTCTCAGATGTTTGAAGGAGAATCTGTCTCTCTGAGCTGTGAGGAGGACGACAGCTCTGCTGGATGGACTCTGAGGAGGAACACAACCAGACAGAAGATGTCTCAGTGCGGAGCTGGATGGGGAAGATCAGCTGGTTCTGTCTGTAACATCAGCTACATCTTCTTATGGCACAGTGGAGTTTACTGGTGTGAGTCCAGAGAGGGAGCAACCAGTAAGAGCATCAACATCAGTGTCACTGGTAAGATCAGACTGTGGAGTCAGTGTTGATGAAGCTGTGTGTAAATGGATGAAATGCTGtagtttgtctctgtgttgagGTGGATCAGTGATCCTGCAGAGTCCTGTCCTCCCTGTGATGGAGGGACATGATGTCACTCTGCACTGTAAAACAAAGACGTCCTCCAACCTCCCAGCTGCTTTCTATAAAGATGGCTCCTTCATCAGGACTGAgcctgcaggtcacatgaccatCCGCCATGTAACCAGGTCTGATGAAGGCCTCTACAAGTGTGACATCACAGGTCATGGAGAGTCTCCACCcagctggctcactgtcacaggtCAGGAGGTCAAACtttatgaatatatttataATGTGACAACATGTCTAACTTTGCATTCAGCACAGAAACATGTGTAAAATGTGTCAGCATTCAACCCACGTTTGATACATGTGATGTTTTCGTCTAAAGTGAACTCAGGAATTATTTTCAGATATGATTTGAAACCAGCTGCTATAAAGTGCTGCATTCATGAGCTTTtgttaaaaatcaaatattaaacTGCACCaagctgaaaacatctgatttacacagaaaaaaatgagtgaacgtgttttctatttatttttattttggtgtctttgatcttatatttgtttttgtttttttaggaagACCCACCACTACACCTTCTCCCACAACCACCCATACCTCtggttcctcctcttcctcacccaGCTCTACCTCTGGTTCCCCTCCTCCTGAGTACATCCTGTGGGCTGTGGTTTCATCGGTCTGTGTGCTGGTGTTGCTGGTGTTGCTGGTTCTCCTGGTGAGACGATGCAGCCACAGGAAACATAAAGGTCAGACACAACAAACAGTGTTTCACAGGTTAATTTTAACCTTCTGCTGCAgctcacatttaaaaatgataGTTTTAATCAACATTACAACACTGAAATAATTACAAGTCTTCAACTCTAATAACAAACTGATCCCTGAAGTCAAACGTCTACAAAGATTTCCATAAATTACTTTTCTGTTGTTAACATCCTCACCATGATGTCCATTTAGTAcattctggagcttttgattgAATCACATGATCTTCCTCAGCAGATGAAGTCTGAAACTGTAGATGATCAATTTCTATTGTGTTGTAAGCAGTTCCCTATTGTGTCGTCTCAAACGTTGATGATAAAATTGTTCgtaatttcggtttatttcggTTCATTTGCAGCTGCTGAAGTTGGAGATGATGACATCAGAGATGACATCAAAATATCACGTAACCTacaacagccaatcagacagAGCAGAGGTAATGATGGTTTTACTGATTTTAAGGGGACTTTCAGGGAcggtgactgtgtgtgtgtgtgtgtgtgtgtgtgtgtgtgtgtgtgtgtgtgtgtgtccttttttGTTCTTATATCCTTGTGAGGACCGTTTTGAGTTGTAGAACTTAACAGGACTTTTTGCAAAGTGAGAACTTTTTTTAAGCAGGATATTTTAGAAAGAGCGTAAATCAATGTTTTCAGTCCATGAAGTTTCAGACTGTCGTGGTGTATTTAAGTTgatcacagtgtgtgttgtgcttTGCATGCTTTGGACCTGCACACATTTCACCGCAGGGCTGTGAACAAACAAATCAGTAATATGAATTAATTATAAATGTGCAGATTTACAGATCTCTTTATActctgatcacattttatataTCTCAAAATGAAGAAACTGTTGTACTGttttacacaaacactgtttttcaGTTTATTCAATGTTAATACTTAAATGCTCTTTTTCATTTCCTTGTTGTGACACATTCAGTCCGTGTTCACGTTTGTGACACCAACACTTTACAATGTTAGTATTTACATCTAAATGTTGACTCACATTTGTATTCCACATGATCAACATGTCGACCTATCTTTAGAAAAGCTCGCAGCTCTGTGGTTAAGTCCTCATCTCATAGGTTGGGTCTGTTTTCagccttttccttaaaaaggaaaaaatatcaaaacataAATTGCACTTCGGTTTACCAAGTGACCTTTCACACATCTGTCTTTGAGTTATTTCCTGATATTTGCTGCTTATCAACTACTTCCTTTTCTAATACtatattaaatacattattattattgattttaGTAGGAGCTCATATAACCTGAATTATTTTTGTTGAATGGtgactacagcagcagcagtgcttaTATTAACTGTTCTGGTATCAGTTGCAGAACCTGCAGTAATGTAATCtatgtattttatttcccagagaGCGATCCAGCTGCCGTCTACTCAGCAGTGAGAAGAGCAGACGACGTCAGCTACGGACAAATAGTCTTCAAAGACATCAGATCAAACAGGAAGAGAGGTATggctgtttgtctttgtctccatggctgaatccaaatgtccacacTTCACCACACTTGCAGACTTGCAGAATTTGGGGACGCATTCCcgggaagtctgggagtgctgaAGACTCCAAATCCACAActcatccagtccacaaggggcctcaggtggactttctgcagacttccagagagtccgctTGGAGTGCAGACTTCAGCAGGTGTCCctgatttaataacccacaattcattgcaatacggACGAGACGTGTTTTTTTCATCAAACGAAAAAAGGCTATACATgtgatttatatcttgttatcagCAGGGACAGATGAGTTCAGCACTCTTCATCaacttatatgacatatatatgaatatgacagcagcgatAGTTGAacatttccatggcaacgagTAAAATAGTcacttgcagtctctgcccCCGCAGACTTCACGTGATGACGGTAAATAAGTCACTCTACGTACAGCTGAAGTCtgcgagggctcagtctgcaggtccagagggtggacatttggattcagcccatCATGGACCAACTGTAGTCTGtgagagaagaagacagaagaGCTCAGCTGGTCACTGTAGCTTTAGTCAAACAACAAGAGAATAATGCATGtgtgggactattttcagtggtggaCTGATACACATCTGGTGCTCTAGTGGCAGTGACGTGTATCTGGGATTgggtcaaaataaactacagtgactttacatgcacaaaatattctggtttTCACCCTTATTCAAAAAAAGACCATATTCCCACTGAGCGGTTAACATGACTCATGAACATGAATATCCCACTAATACTCTCATGGTGGGAAATCGTGGTTCAAAGTATTCACATGACTATCAGAAAGATTAATGATCATTAAAAATACttattaattaataat includes:
- the LOC126400680 gene encoding low affinity immunoglobulin gamma Fc region receptor II-like, whose product is MEESSLQWLLVVTSLLSCTTNQASLTVSPSSSQMFEGESVSLSCEEDDSSAGWTLRRNTTRQKMSQCGAGWGRSAGSVCNISYIFLWHSGVYWCESREGATSKSINISVTGGSVILQSPVLPVMEGHDVTLHCKTKTSSNLPAAFYKDGSFIRTEPAGHMTIRHVTRSDEGLYKCDITGHGESPPSWLTVTGRPTTTPSPTTTHTSGSSSSSPSSTSGSPPPEYILWAVVSSVCVLVLLVLLVLLVRRCSHRKHKAAEVGDDDIRDDIKISRNLQQPIRQSRESDPAAVYSAVRRADDVSYGQIVFKDIRSNRKRESESAAVYSAVRRKEDVSYGQIEIRPNRRREPPAEPQVVYSSLR